The sequence below is a genomic window from Lolium perenne isolate Kyuss_39 chromosome 7, Kyuss_2.0, whole genome shotgun sequence.
TCAAACCATAGTTGCCTCCATAGATCTCAAACTTCAAAGCCATCGATTATTCCAACGTCGAATAATAATAACCCTAAATACCATGAGAACCGCACTCCTCCTCGTCGCCATTACCACTCTCATTTATGCCGCTGCAGTGCCCGCCACGGCAAACCCCGATGATTGGTCCAATATTAAGAACATCACCGACCCATACATCCAGGGGCTCGGCAAGTGGCTGGTGACGGAGCACACCAAAATGGGGGGCAAtgatgggctcaagtttcagaagGTGCTAAGTGGCGAATATCAAATTAGGAATGGTGTAAGTTATCGGCTTGTCATCGTTGCCATGAGACCAGGTGGCTCACATGGCACATAcaaaggatggttactagaggAAGTCCCGAGTAACCAGAACACATGGAAGCTCATAAATTTCAGCCCTTTAGACTAGTCGGGTTACCTTTAGTGTTGTAATAAATTTACAAGAAATTATATGGTGTTTCTCTTTAATTTTGCATGCATGCTTCTCTTGGACTATGGAGATATTAAGAAAATGAATCCTCGCATGCAAATCCTATTTCTTCTAATTGTTAGGAATCAATGATAGCCATGTGATTAAGAGTTCACTTCACAATATGGTGGCGGTCGACATGTCTTCTCTATGTTTGTTGTCACATAATACAATTTTATCATCAAGCTAAGAGACAATAGGTGGTATTTTATTTTAAGACACGTGTTCTACACTTTGAGGCTCTTGTTCTTTCTATCAAGTTAAGTTTTTGTGTTGGTCCATACGATTGATGCAAGATCCCAGGTGCTTGGTCAACATCCTTTTTTAGTGATAGTATGTAGTATTTATACCAGTTTGATT
It includes:
- the LOC127315481 gene encoding cysteine proteinase inhibitor 6-like; this encodes MRTALLLVAITTLIYAAAVPATANPDDWSNIKNITDPYIQGLGKWLVTEHTKMGGNDGLKFQKVLSGEYQIRNGVSYRLVIVAMRPGGSHGTYKGWLLEEVPSNQNTWKLINFSPLD